One window of Chamaesiphon minutus PCC 6605 genomic DNA carries:
- a CDS encoding HNH endonuclease yields the protein MPELTARQKELINERAQRCCEYCWSQLKFSPDPFSIEHIIPLSKGGTYDLDNLALSCQGCNNRKYNLTEAIDLIDGKLVPLYHPRQQLHVEHFVWSDDFTELIGISPTGRATVVRLQLNREGVVNLRGLLREKNLHPPD from the coding sequence CCCGAACTAACTGCTAGACAAAAAGAACTTATTAACGAAAGAGCGCAAAGATGTTGTGAATATTGTTGGAGTCAACTTAAGTTTTCACCCGATCCTTTTTCCATCGAACATATTATTCCTTTGTCTAAAGGTGGAACTTACGACCTCGATAATCTAGCTCTGTCTTGTCAAGGGTGCAACAATCGTAAGTATAATCTGACAGAAGCAATCGATCTGATCGATGGTAAACTCGTACCGCTATATCATCCCCGCCAACAATTGCATGTGGAACATTTTGTGTGGAGTGATGATTTTACCGAGCTGATTGGGATTAGTCCGACTGGGAGAGCGACGGTAGTTAGGCTGCAATTAAATCGGGAAGGGGTTGTTAATTTACGAGGGTTATTAAGAGAGAAAAATCTTCATCCTCCCGATTAA
- a CDS encoding ribonuclease HII, protein MISYELTRPEELIAGVDEVGRGALFGVVVTAAVILPKDAIEQCQSWGVKDSKKLSPQRRELLVPKIQQIAIAYQIGIATVAEIDEINILQATLVAMRRAITGLAVTPELCLVDGNREIPQLDVPQQTLVKGEDRSTSIAAASILAKVWRDRATSELAAIYPLYDLENNKGYGTAQHRNAIEKYGITPEHRQSFSPCNRHVCP, encoded by the coding sequence ATGATTAGTTACGAATTAACTCGTCCCGAAGAACTGATTGCTGGTGTCGATGAAGTCGGGCGGGGTGCTTTATTTGGAGTAGTGGTGACAGCGGCGGTGATTTTGCCTAAAGATGCGATCGAGCAATGTCAAAGTTGGGGAGTTAAAGATAGTAAAAAGCTGTCCCCACAACGTCGAGAACTTTTGGTACCGAAAATTCAACAAATTGCGATCGCGTATCAGATTGGGATTGCTACGGTTGCCGAAATCGATGAGATTAATATTCTTCAGGCGACGCTAGTGGCGATGCGGAGGGCGATAACTGGTTTGGCGGTGACGCCGGAATTATGCTTGGTAGATGGCAATCGTGAGATTCCCCAGCTCGATGTGCCCCAACAAACTTTGGTTAAGGGCGAAGATCGATCGACCTCGATCGCGGCTGCAAGTATTTTAGCGAAAGTGTGGCGCGATCGGGCTACCAGTGAATTAGCAGCGATTTACCCATTGTACGATCTAGAAAATAATAAGGGTTATGGTACTGCTCAGCATCGTAATGCGATCGAGAAATATGGCATTACTCCAGAACACCGTCAGTCGTTCAGTCCTTGCAATCGTCATGTTTGCCCTTAA
- a CDS encoding DUF1997 domain-containing protein: MQIVKFSADRSVDIAVPKQPIPIGHYLRQPHRLVNALVDPSRVQQLSEDEFRLAMRTLNFFGFELQPTVFLRVWTEADGTVRIASTKCEIRGIDYIDRRFSLQLMGKLSPYQENGQTYLEGLADLQVRVDLPPPLNFMPRSMVESAGNSLLKGILNTFKQRLLHQLIADYILWANTGTEGTSTKPSTQPQAPHLG, from the coding sequence ATGCAAATCGTTAAATTCTCAGCGGATCGATCGGTCGATATTGCCGTACCCAAGCAACCGATCCCGATCGGGCATTATCTGCGCCAACCACATCGGTTAGTTAATGCGCTAGTAGATCCCAGTCGCGTCCAACAACTCAGCGAGGACGAGTTTCGGCTAGCTATGCGCACCCTAAACTTTTTTGGATTCGAGCTTCAGCCAACGGTATTTTTGCGCGTGTGGACGGAAGCAGATGGAACGGTGCGGATCGCCTCTACCAAATGCGAAATTCGCGGCATCGACTACATCGATCGTCGCTTTAGTCTGCAACTGATGGGTAAGTTATCCCCCTATCAAGAAAACGGGCAAACATATCTAGAAGGATTGGCAGATCTTCAAGTTCGAGTAGATCTCCCACCACCATTAAACTTCATGCCTCGATCGATGGTAGAATCGGCAGGAAATAGTCTGCTCAAAGGGATTCTCAACACTTTCAAACAGCGATTGCTGCACCAACTAATTGCCGATTATATTTTATGGGCTAATACCGGAACTGAAGGTACCAGCACCAAGCCATCAACCCAGCCTCAAGCTCCGCATTTGGGATAG
- the pheA gene encoding prephenate dehydratase, which translates to MTLKIGHLGPTGTYSEAAALAYARAKLAGVESCLQPYPNIAQTLKAVAAKEVALAIVPVENSIEGGVTMTADTIWQLVASLQIQQAIVLPIHHALVSVAEDLSHIETVYSHPQALSQCQLWLQQHLPQAVRIADNSTTAALATLAANPQAAAISSVRAANLYQLPVLVRSINDYPDNQTKFWAISLQPTLAGNRTSVAFSLRSNTPGGLVTALGFFANRGLNLSRVESRPSKRSLGDYLFFIDIETDRYNCRQLKSALADLDAYAETVKNFGSYDTTIIEVL; encoded by the coding sequence ATGACTCTAAAGATCGGCCATTTAGGGCCTACGGGTACTTATTCTGAAGCGGCGGCATTAGCCTACGCGCGCGCCAAACTTGCTGGGGTGGAGTCGTGCTTGCAACCCTATCCCAATATTGCCCAAACGCTCAAAGCTGTTGCCGCCAAAGAAGTTGCCTTGGCGATCGTCCCAGTCGAAAACTCGATCGAAGGTGGCGTGACGATGACTGCCGATACGATCTGGCAACTCGTCGCCAGTCTCCAAATCCAACAGGCGATCGTCTTACCGATCCATCATGCCTTAGTTTCGGTCGCTGAGGACTTGAGCCACATCGAGACGGTGTATTCGCATCCGCAAGCTCTGAGCCAATGTCAGCTTTGGTTGCAGCAGCATCTCCCCCAAGCGGTGCGGATTGCAGATAATTCTACTACCGCAGCACTGGCAACTTTGGCTGCCAATCCTCAAGCTGCTGCGATTTCTTCGGTACGTGCGGCTAATTTGTATCAATTGCCAGTCTTGGTACGATCGATTAATGATTACCCCGACAACCAAACTAAATTCTGGGCGATTAGTTTGCAGCCGACTCTGGCGGGTAACCGTACTTCTGTGGCTTTCAGTTTGCGATCGAATACTCCAGGCGGATTAGTCACGGCATTGGGGTTCTTTGCCAATCGGGGACTGAATTTGAGCCGAGTCGAATCGCGTCCGAGCAAACGCTCTTTGGGCGATTATTTATTTTTTATCGATATCGAAACCGATCGCTACAATTGTCGCCAACTCAAATCTGCACTAGCCGATCTCGATGCTTATGCTGAAACAGTCAAAAATTTTGGCAGTTATGACACTACCATCATCGAAGTTCTCTAA
- a CDS encoding glycosyltransferase family 8 protein, with protein sequence MKPPISVALCADKNIEVSLHVTLYSLMNSSRSPIEINLIQKDYSSTDIEKIHKTLKPFSNKYQLNVIEFDETTLFNKYYGLHGNKFNFTKLMLANLLPKDRIIYLDSDLSIGKDLSELFNLDLNNCVIGAASIETIGDSLRSKFYTSIGMKEEARYFNSGVMVMDLKKWRELDITTQCLDWANKYIDRLTFGDEAILNCIFYENFQTINSSYNYPLYPTSDVVASNSENIFHFVGSPKPFDFMGEIVHSNYDVFKKTLVQTSFRNYKSYVNLSVRKLKRTIRLSRSYYNCFAKHIIQRLSKNVRYVSLLEKHI encoded by the coding sequence ATGAAGCCCCCAATATCAGTTGCTTTGTGTGCGGATAAGAATATTGAAGTTAGTTTACATGTAACCTTATACTCTCTAATGAATAGCTCTCGATCGCCGATCGAAATTAATTTAATACAGAAAGATTATAGCTCTACAGATATAGAAAAGATTCACAAAACATTAAAGCCATTCTCAAACAAATATCAATTAAATGTGATTGAATTTGATGAGACTACATTATTTAATAAATATTATGGCCTGCATGGGAATAAGTTTAACTTTACTAAGCTCATGCTTGCAAATCTGTTACCAAAAGATCGGATTATATATCTAGATAGCGATCTATCGATCGGTAAAGATCTTAGCGAACTTTTCAATTTAGATCTGAATAATTGTGTAATTGGTGCTGCTTCGATCGAGACTATTGGTGATTCGTTACGAAGCAAGTTTTATACATCGATCGGCATGAAAGAAGAAGCTAGATATTTTAATTCTGGCGTAATGGTGATGGACTTGAAAAAATGGCGAGAATTGGATATTACTACTCAATGCCTAGATTGGGCTAATAAGTATATCGATCGATTAACATTTGGAGATGAAGCTATTTTAAATTGTATTTTTTATGAAAATTTTCAAACTATAAATTCTTCTTATAATTACCCACTATATCCAACTTCGGACGTAGTCGCCTCAAATTCAGAAAATATCTTTCATTTTGTCGGTTCGCCCAAGCCATTCGATTTTATGGGAGAGATAGTACATAGTAATTATGATGTTTTTAAAAAAACACTAGTTCAAACTAGCTTTAGAAATTACAAAAGCTATGTTAATTTATCTGTGCGTAAGTTAAAGCGGACAATCCGATTGTCTCGCTCTTATTACAATTGTTTTGCAAAGCATATAATACAGAGATTGAGTAAGAATGTTAGATATGTTTCTCTTTTGGAGAAACATATCTGA
- the ftsH2 gene encoding ATP-dependent zinc metalloprotease FtsH2 — translation MKFSWKLAVLWTIPVLVIGFFVWQGAFTPVTAEVGKNTASTRMTYGRFLEYLDANRVRTVDLYDGGRTAIVEAVDPDLENRMQRLRVDLPTNAPELIAKLRDSNISFDSHPVRNDGAVWGFLGNLVFPILLIGGLFLLFRRSNNMPGGPGQAMNFGKSKAKFQMDAKTGVMFDDVAGIAEAKEELQEVVTFLKQPERFTAVGAKIPKGVLLVGPPGTGKTLLAKAIAGEAGVPFFSISGSEFVEMFVGVGASRVRDLFKKAKENAPCIIFIDEIDAVGRQRGAGIGGGNDEREQTLNQMLTEMDGFEGNTGIIIIAATNRPDVLDSALLRPGRFDRQVQVDPPDVAGRVEILNVHARNKKLGADISLDAIARRTPGFSGADLANLLNEAAILTARRRKDAITNLEIDDAVDRVVAGMEGTPLVDGKSKRLIAYHEVGHAIVATLIPAHDPLQKVTLIPRGQAAGLTWFTPAEDQSLISRTQLRARICGALGGRAAEEIIFGDSEVTTGAGGDLQQVTSMARQMVTRFGMSKLGPLSLESQSGEVFLGGNWGARSEYSDEVAAQIDRQVREIIAGCHQETIQIMRENRSVIDRLVDILIEKETIDGEEFRQIVAEYTVVPEKPQFAPML, via the coding sequence ATGAAGTTTTCGTGGAAACTAGCAGTACTGTGGACGATACCCGTTCTAGTAATTGGCTTCTTCGTCTGGCAAGGGGCGTTCACACCCGTCACCGCTGAAGTCGGTAAAAATACAGCCAGTACTCGGATGACCTATGGCAGGTTTTTGGAGTATCTCGATGCAAATCGAGTCAGAACAGTAGATCTCTACGATGGTGGTAGAACCGCGATCGTTGAAGCAGTCGATCCAGACCTCGAGAATCGGATGCAACGCTTGCGTGTCGATCTGCCCACCAACGCCCCCGAATTGATTGCCAAACTCAGAGACTCGAACATCTCTTTTGACAGCCATCCCGTGCGCAATGACGGTGCTGTCTGGGGATTTCTGGGTAACTTAGTATTTCCAATATTGTTAATCGGTGGCTTGTTCTTGCTATTCCGCCGCTCCAACAACATGCCTGGTGGCCCAGGTCAAGCGATGAACTTTGGTAAATCCAAAGCGAAGTTTCAGATGGATGCCAAAACTGGGGTGATGTTCGATGACGTCGCGGGTATTGCCGAAGCTAAAGAAGAATTACAAGAAGTAGTGACATTTCTCAAACAGCCCGAACGCTTTACGGCTGTTGGTGCCAAGATTCCTAAAGGTGTATTGTTAGTCGGCCCTCCAGGTACTGGTAAAACCTTGCTTGCTAAAGCGATCGCAGGTGAAGCTGGCGTCCCCTTCTTTAGTATCTCTGGTTCGGAATTTGTAGAAATGTTTGTCGGTGTGGGTGCATCCCGCGTCCGCGACTTGTTCAAAAAAGCCAAGGAAAACGCTCCTTGTATCATCTTTATCGATGAAATTGATGCCGTCGGTCGCCAACGCGGTGCGGGTATCGGTGGTGGTAACGACGAACGCGAGCAGACTCTCAACCAGATGCTCACCGAGATGGATGGTTTTGAAGGAAATACCGGAATCATTATTATCGCCGCAACTAACCGTCCTGACGTGTTAGACTCTGCATTGTTACGTCCCGGTCGTTTCGATCGCCAAGTCCAAGTAGATCCACCCGATGTCGCTGGACGGGTTGAAATTCTTAACGTTCACGCTCGCAACAAAAAATTAGGTGCAGACATTTCTTTAGATGCGATCGCGCGTCGGACGCCCGGATTTAGTGGTGCTGACTTAGCTAACTTGCTCAATGAAGCTGCAATCTTGACCGCACGTCGTCGCAAAGATGCAATTACTAACCTCGAAATCGACGATGCAGTCGATCGCGTGGTAGCAGGGATGGAAGGCACGCCATTAGTCGATGGTAAGAGCAAACGTCTGATCGCTTACCATGAAGTCGGTCACGCGATCGTCGCTACTCTAATTCCCGCTCACGATCCACTCCAAAAAGTAACTTTAATTCCACGCGGACAAGCTGCTGGTTTGACCTGGTTCACACCTGCTGAAGACCAATCCTTGATCTCTCGGACTCAACTCCGCGCTCGGATCTGTGGTGCTCTGGGCGGACGTGCGGCTGAAGAAATCATCTTTGGCGACTCGGAAGTCACGACTGGTGCTGGTGGAGACTTGCAACAAGTTACTTCTATGGCTCGTCAAATGGTCACTCGCTTCGGGATGTCCAAACTCGGCCCTCTGTCTTTAGAAAGCCAATCTGGTGAAGTATTCCTAGGTGGTAACTGGGGCGCGCGTTCTGAGTACTCCGATGAAGTAGCCGCTCAGATCGATCGACAAGTCCGCGAAATCATCGCTGGTTGTCATCAAGAAACAATCCAAATCATGCGCGAAAACCGCTCGGTGATCGATCGCTTAGTCGATATCTTAATCGAGAAAGAAACGATCGACGGTGAAGAGTTCCGTCAAATCGTCGCTGAGTACACAGTGGTACCTGAGAAGCCTCAATTCGCACCGATGCTGTAG
- a CDS encoding PhzF family phenazine biosynthesis protein codes for MTNIPFLILDVFATEKYTGNQLAVCLDAENLTDLQMQQIAREINFSETTFVTSSEPVNGGYNTRIFTPTTELPFAGHPTLGTAFVIARELVGKSTAAAVGETIERIALNYKIGQIGVDIHYRNGEPDILWMHQQQPQFFDRVNVEDLAAVIGVNPTDIDERYPIEPVTTGLPSIIVPLKTIAAVSRAKLDLAIYAKTVATLPAQAILVFCAETVNPDRQLHVRVFTEWFGIPEDPATGSANGCLAAYLAKYQYFGSPKLDITVEQGVEMGRASLLYLRAEYTPTRCPVSIGGRVITIAKGEFIL; via the coding sequence ATGACTAATATTCCGTTTTTGATTCTGGATGTGTTTGCGACGGAGAAGTATACGGGGAATCAGTTGGCTGTATGTCTGGATGCTGAAAACTTGACGGATCTTCAGATGCAGCAGATCGCTCGCGAGATTAATTTTTCCGAGACGACGTTCGTCACCAGCTCGGAGCCTGTTAATGGCGGCTACAACACCCGCATTTTTACGCCCACGACAGAACTACCGTTTGCGGGACATCCGACGCTTGGGACGGCCTTTGTCATCGCACGGGAACTAGTCGGCAAATCTACAGCGGCGGCTGTCGGGGAGACAATCGAGCGGATCGCACTCAACTACAAAATCGGACAAATTGGGGTGGATATTCACTACCGCAATGGCGAGCCAGATATTTTGTGGATGCACCAACAACAACCCCAATTCTTCGATCGCGTCAATGTCGAGGATCTAGCTGCTGTCATTGGTGTAAACCCTACAGATATCGACGAGCGGTATCCGATCGAGCCTGTCACGACTGGGTTACCATCAATAATAGTGCCGCTAAAAACGATAGCCGCAGTGAGTCGAGCAAAATTAGATCTAGCTATCTATGCTAAGACCGTTGCCACTCTTCCCGCTCAGGCAATTTTGGTATTTTGCGCGGAAACTGTCAATCCCGATCGACAATTACACGTCCGGGTATTTACAGAATGGTTTGGGATTCCCGAAGATCCGGCGACGGGGAGTGCGAATGGTTGTCTGGCGGCTTATCTAGCCAAATACCAGTACTTCGGCAGCCCCAAGCTAGATATCACTGTCGAGCAAGGCGTAGAAATGGGAAGAGCTTCACTGCTCTATCTCCGTGCCGAGTATACACCCACTCGCTGCCCCGTCAGTATTGGCGGTCGCGTCATCACCATCGCCAAAGGTGAATTTATCCTGTAA
- the apcA gene encoding allophycocyanin subunit alpha, with protein sequence MSIVTKAIVNADAEARYLSPGELDRIKNFVTSGERRLRIAQTLTDSRERLVKGAGDKLFQQRPDVVSPGGNAYGEEMTATCLRDLDYYLRLITYGVVAGDVTPIEEIGVVGVREMYRSLGTPIDGVATGVRAMKDAATSMMSGEDAAEAGAYFDYLIGAMS encoded by the coding sequence ATGAGTATCGTCACCAAAGCGATCGTCAATGCAGATGCTGAAGCTCGTTACTTGAGCCCAGGCGAATTAGATCGGATCAAAAACTTCGTCACTTCTGGCGAACGCCGTCTCCGCATCGCTCAAACCCTAACTGACTCTCGCGAGCGTTTGGTTAAAGGTGCTGGCGACAAGCTGTTCCAACAACGTCCTGATGTTGTTTCCCCAGGTGGAAACGCTTACGGCGAAGAAATGACTGCAACTTGCTTGCGCGACCTCGATTACTACCTCCGGTTGATCACTTACGGTGTAGTTGCTGGTGATGTTACTCCGATCGAAGAAATCGGTGTAGTTGGCGTGCGTGAAATGTACAGATCTTTAGGTACTCCGATCGATGGCGTTGCGACTGGCGTCCGTGCGATGAAAGATGCTGCTACTTCAATGATGTCTGGTGAAGACGCTGCTGAAGCTGGTGCTTACTTCGACTACCTAATCGGTGCAATGAGCTAG
- the apcB gene encoding allophycocyanin subunit beta, translated as MQDAITSVINSSDVQGKYLDSSSLDKLKAYFGTGELRVRAAGTISANAATIVKEAVAKSLLYSDITRPGGNMYTTRRYAACIRDLDYYLRYATYAMLAGDPSILDERVLNGLKETYNSLGVPVAATVQAIQAIKEVTASLVGADAGKEMGVYLDYICSGLS; from the coding sequence ATGCAAGACGCAATTACTTCTGTTATCAATTCATCCGACGTTCAAGGTAAATACCTTGACTCCTCCTCGTTAGACAAGCTCAAAGCTTACTTCGGTACTGGCGAACTCCGCGTTCGTGCTGCTGGTACGATCAGTGCTAACGCTGCTACCATCGTTAAAGAAGCTGTAGCTAAATCCTTGTTGTACTCGGATATCACTCGTCCCGGTGGTAACATGTACACCACTCGTCGTTATGCAGCTTGCATCCGCGACTTAGACTACTACCTCCGTTATGCTACCTACGCAATGCTAGCTGGCGACCCTTCTATCTTGGACGAGCGCGTTCTCAACGGTTTGAAAGAAACTTACAACTCCTTGGGAGTACCTGTTGCTGCTACCGTTCAAGCAATCCAAGCCATCAAAGAAGTTACTGCTAGCTTAGTTGGTGCTGATGCTGGTAAAGAAATGGGTGTTTACTTAGACTACATCTGTTCTGGCTTGAGCTAG